Below is a genomic region from Methanococcus vannielii SB.
TCTTTTAAAAGTTTTATAAAAATTCGCTCTTTTTCAAGCAGTTTTTTAAAATATTCCCGATAAAGTGAACTTTCAAACTCTATCTCGTAAAATTCGTCCGTAAGTCTGCTTTTATATCCTCCATTTAAACCGTAACGAATATAGTATTCAAGTTCTGAAAAAATTGTATCACTTATCATTTTTTTACCCCTCCAAAATAACCCTTAAAAAAATATGTACTTAATTATTAAAAAAATTTGTTTATTAAAAAAAGTTATTAAAAAAAGCTAGTTTAAATTTTATAATATTTTTGAAAAGTCAATACTTTCCTCAATTATTTTTGAAAGTTTATCCATGTTTTCCTGAAGTACTTTTTCATAATTATCTTTACTTATGTTTTTTAAATTCTTTTTGGAAAGCACCAAATTTACAAGATAGTTCCTAAACTCAAAATTTTCTAAAATTCCATGAAGGTACGTTCCAAAAATATATGAATTTTCAATTTGTTTAAAGGAGCCGTCATACATGTCCCCAAGATTTCCAAAACCATTTGAAAGTGTTATTAACGGAGTTTCTTTTGAAACACTATATCCTTCATGTAATTCATAACCTGAAACTTCATATTCCATATCATTTATTTTTAAAATTCCATTAGAGTTATTTATCGCCTTTTTATTTCCAAAAGTTGTTTCCATATTAAATACATCTAGTCCAGAAATTGTTCCAACATTTCCTTCAGAAAAATTTTCATCAATTAAAATTTTTCCTAAAGTTTGATATCCTCCACAAATTCCAAAAATTATGCCTCCTTTATTTATAAATTCGTGGATTTTTTTATCCAACCCATATTTTTTCATTAAATTCATTTCAACAGTTGAACATCGAGTTCCAGGAAGAATTAAGATATCTCCAGTAATATCATCATTAAAGTCAATATATTTCATTAAACAGTCATTTGAAAGAGGGTCTAAGTCAGTAAAATTTGCAATTTTTGAAAATTTAACTATATTTACTTCCACTGGGCTTTTTAAGTTTCCAAAAACTTTTTTTCCCTGTATTGCCTGGCTATCTTCTTCAGGTAAAACTAATGTTTCATCATAAGGAATCGTACCAATTACCGGAATATTTGTAAGTTCTTCAATTTTTTCAAACCCGTCTTTTAGTACATCAATATTTCCTCTGAATTTATTAATTACAAAACCTTTCAGTAATTTTTTCCAATTTTCTGGAAGTAAATTAACAGTCCCGTAAATTGAAGCAAAAACTCCTCCTCTATCGATATCTGAAACTAAAATTGCATCTGCATTTGAAAGTTCTGCAACTTTTAAATTTGCAATATCATCATTTAAAAGATTTATTTCACAACAACTTCCAGCACCCTCAATTACAACGTAATCGTAATTTTTATCAAGATATTCAATACTTTCTTTTATTTTTTCAAGAAAATAGTTCTTTTCTTTTCGATATTCGTTGTAATCCATGTCTTTGTACGGCTTTCCGTGAACTATAACTTGCGAAATAAAATTTCCCTTTGGCTTTAAAAGAACGGGATTAAAGTGAATTGAAGGATTAACCTTTGCAGCAATAGCTTGAGTGTACTGTGCAACTGCAATTTCCCCATCTTCGACACTTACCCTTGAATTTAAACTCATGTTTTGGGATTTAAAAGGAGCTACCTTGTATCCTTGATTTACAAGCATCCTACAAATTCCCGAAACTAAAACTGTTTTTCCACTGTTTGAAGCCGTTCCAACAACCATTATAAACTTAGCCATTTATTCACCAGAAAATTTTATTATAATGATATCACTTAAACTTTTCTTTAAAACGAATATAGAAAAATCGAACATATATAGTTACTGAAAAATATTAAAAATAATTTTAAAATAAAAGTTTAAATTAAAATAATTTAGAATGTTTTTAAGGTTTTAGAATATTATTCAATGATTTCAGACATTATCTCTAAAAATCTTTCGTTTTCCTCAAAAGTGCCAATAGAAACCCTGAAATAGTAAGGTTCAAGCCCTTCAAAAGAGTAACAGTCCCGTACAATAACGCCTTTTTTAAGTAGTATTTCACAGAATTCTTTTGAATTCATTCCATTTTTTATTTCAACAAGCAAATAATTTGTTTCCGTTGGGTAAACCTTTAATTGCTTGAATTTTTTTAATCCATCATGTAGTTGAGTTATACTTCTAATCCCGTTTATCTTACATCCATTAAAAAATTCCTTATCTTTTAAAGCAGTGATTGCAGATACTTGGGAAGCCCTAGTTAAACTAAATATCGGCTTTATTCTCATCATGTAATCTACAATTTTTTTATTTGTAACGCCATATCCGATTCTTTGCCCTGCAAGGCCAAATACTTTTGAAAAAGTCCTAAGAACAAGTACATTATCGTATTTAAGTGCCCATTGTGTTAAATCGTACTCTTTTTTCGAATATTCAATGTAAGCATGATCAATCATTATAAGTGCATCTGTACTTTCGATAATTTTTTTAATGTCTTCATTAGAAATTACGTTTCCCGTTGGATTATTTGGGGTGCATAAAAATATTGCTTTTGTTTTTTCAGTTATATTATTCAATACACTTTCAACATCAAGTTTAAAGTCTTTTTCCTTGTCAAATTTTGCCCACTTTATTTTTGCACCGTGGATTTTTGCAGAAATTGCGTATTGTGTAAATGTTGGAATTGGAATAATTACTTCATCCCCTTCATCAATTAAAATCCGCATTATATTGTCAATTACTTCGTCTGCACCATCCCCGCCAATTATTATATTTTCACAAGGAACGCCTATAAAACTACTTATTTCCCCCAGTAATTCGGAATTCAAAGGTTCCGGGTACTGGTGCAGTTTTGAAAGTTCCAAAAGAAGTGCTTCTTTGATTTTTGGTGAACAACCCCAGGGATTTTCATTTGAACCAAGCTTTATAATTTTTTCAATCGAAATGCCATAATTTCTTGCAATTTCCTCTTTTGATTTTCCTGGAACGTAAGCTTTAAATTCCTTTACTATTGGCCTTATTATATCATCTATTGTCATAAAAACACCAGAAAACAATTTTGTTATAGTAATTCTTCTGAATTTAATTTTTCAGCACCGTAAAGTTCTTTTGCACGCTTGAATATTAATTCATCAGCAGTATCTCCCGATTTAACTACTACATATATTTTTGAAGGATTAATATTTAAAATAACTTTTGAAATCTGCTCTTTTATAATTTTACATTTTTTTTCTATCCCTAAAAGTGCTTTTTCAGGAATTTCCGGGCTTACTATTTTCATATCTTCAATTTCCAAAACTCCTTCGGTAGATAATATGTTTAAATCGGAATCTATTTCTTTTAACGACTTTAAGAGTTTTTTATTGCTTACAATATAAAGTGCTTTTCTATCGATTGATATTTTATCCTCTAAGTTAAATCCAAATTCACTTAAGATTTTATTAATATGTTTTTGAACATCAAAAAGAAGTTTTGAAAATTCTTTTGCCTGTTCAGAATTTAATTCATGGTTTGGTGCAGTTTTATACAGGTATTCATCAGCTTCGAAAAGAGACTGAACTGCCCGCTTAAATTCGTTTCCATTAATTTTTCCAGAAATTGCATCAGAATATATCTTTTTTTCAGCTTTTATAGGGTCACTTACAATTTCAAATTCTTTTTTAGTTTTTGAGATGGTTTCAATCGCTTTTACAATCAATTCTTTTGATACTTTTGTTTCAGACATAATCATGTTCCTCAAGAATAGTTACTTATTTTCGTGATTCGAGTTTTTCAAGTTCGTTTAAAAGCAGTACTAAAAATACCCCTACATCAGTAACTACCCCTATTGCCTGTGAAGTTCCCCTGTCCATTAATTTAGTGACTGTTGACGGTTGGATATCTACACAAACTGTTTTAATGTATGAAGGCATTAAATTACCCGTTGCAACCGAATGTAATAATGTAGAAAGCATTATTACCATTTTTTTATCCATTACAGAACGCCTCATTTCATCCTGTGCAACCATAACATCGGTTATAACATCAGGAATTGGGCCATCATCACGAATACTTCCTGCAAGGACGTATGGAACGTTATTTTGTATACATTGATACATTATCCCTTCTTTTAACCGTCCCTGTTCAACTGCATCTTTTATACTTCCTGCATCGATTATCGTGTTTATCGCATATATGTGGTGCTTATGCCCTCCAGTTACGGGTTTTGCCGTTTTTATGTCTACACCAAGGGAAGTTCCATAAAGAGCAGATTCAATATCATGAGTTGCGAGTGCATTTCCTGCCAAAATTGCCTGAATATATCCAAGTTCGACCATCTTCGCTAATGCTCCGCCCCCACCTGTATGAATTATTGCAGGCCCCCCAACAATTGCAATTCCACCTTTTCCGGTTTTTTTATATTCCTCACGAATTTCATGCATTTCTTCTGCAATTCTTCGAATAATAGCTTCTTTAGGCTTTTCTGAGGATACTTCTGAATTCATAAATTCAAAAAGCTGCCCTGCTTCCCTTGATTTTTCTGGAGGAATAACTCGTATTCCGTTGTGTCCAACTACTACGTAATCTCCGGCCTTAACTTTTCGCATTACTTTTGTTTCTGCAAGTTTTTCCTCAGGATAAACAACAATTACTGCATCCATTTTTGGATTTGCTACCTCAATCCACTCATCATTTATTTTAACGTGTGTGGGATGGTTTGTAGTTGAATAAAATCCATCAGGCAATACACTATCCTTTAAAGCCTTTTTTAAATTGGCATTTTCTATTTCAGGAATGTTTGCACCGACATTTTGAAGTGATTCAAGTATCTGATCAAGGTGTTCTTGAGTGTCCCCTGAAATCAAAAGTTTTGCATAAGAAGTATCGGTTTTTTTCTTCCCTATATCAAACTCCAAAACCTTGTAATCTCCGCCAAGTTCTAAAGTCTTATCAAATACTTTTGCAAGAATAAAACTATCAATTATATGTCCTTTTAATTCAATTTCTCTCATATACATAAAACCACCTAAAGTAAAAAAATAAAGTCCATTATTTTAATATTAAGATTTTAATGTCTTGCTTAAATATATAATTTTTCGAATTAGATTAAGAATATAATTTTAATAAATGCAATAATTTTTGATACAAATCATAACATTTATAATAAAATAAAGAAGTAATTTATTGTAAATAATTAACTATGTTAGTCCTCCGTGGGTAACGGGGACATTAAAACGTAGAATATTACCCAACTGTATGTTTTTGATGTAGTAATATGCAAATTAACAAAATATAGGTACTTTTTTTATTAATTATTATACTCAATTTTCAGGATATGATGAACTCCTCGATAATAATGGGAACAATTTATCCATTTGCACTCGTTTTTAAATTAAAATAGGATTCTCAAAAATATTCATTTTTAATACCGTTTTGTTCAAATATATCTCCAAAAGCAAACCGTTCCGAATATTTCACTGCCTCCCAACTAAAAAACCAATTCTGGCGAATAAATGGACTACATTATACAAAAATGTTTCCGATAACGCCAATGTATTTACAAACATTTGCAATCGGTTCCGACCCGTATTGGAATTTAATCCAAAATAAATAACACAAAATAAATCAGACATAATTAATAATGCACAAAAATACATAACCAACTATGAAAATAATATACGACATAATTATTCTGTAGATATAGATAAAGTTATTTCTACATTAAAATAAAAAATGATTATATTTAAATTTACTTAAAAAACGAGCTATTTTTCAAATTATCTTCTTTCATATTTTTCATAAATTGCGGAATGTAGTTCGATGCAGATTCAACTGTCATTTGCATGAATTCATCTTTTAAATACTTTCTTTTTATCATTTCTAAACCCACCCACTCATTAAACCGCTTATCTTGGATAATTACTACCCCGTAATCTGTTTCAGTCCGTATGAGTCTTCCAATCATTTGTATTACAGTTCTTGCCATTATGTGAAATGAAGTCATTAAAAATGCACTCCAATGTGCATCTTTTACCGTCCTTGCCTTTAATCGCTCTTCTAATAGCCCTTGTTCCCGTTTTAAAAGTGGTGTTGGAACGGGAAATGGTAAACTATCGATAATAACACATGTTAAGGCATCTCCAGGAATATCCACCCCTTCTGCAAATCTTCCAGTTGCCAAAAGAAGCCCACCATATTTTTGAAAGTCTTCTTTTAGCTTTTTTGCAGCCTTTCCATCCATTCCTGATTCATAGCAGTAGATATTTCTAGAATATCCATTATCTAAAAAATATTCGTATGAAGTTTTTAAATCTCCAAAACTCTTAAAAAGTATTAAAGTATTTCCGTCTGCTGAATTTACAAGTTTAAACAATTTTTCATTTGCTTTTTTACGTTTTTTATCCTGTGAAGTTATATCCATAGAATTAAACTTCATATCTTCCCCATCACTCAATGCAATAATTTTTCTCCTATCCTTTGAAAATGGGCTATCTAAAATTAAATTTTCACTTTTTCCCATTCCTGTCTTTATTGCATGTATATTTAAGTTCCCAAGTGTTGCTGAACAATGTACTACCGAAGCACTGCCGTATAACTTATTAAGATACGTTGAAACAAGTACTGGTTCACAGAGTATCGAAAAATTATTTTTATATATTACAAAATTTCCAGTAATAGTTTTTAAACCATTTAAATTTTCCAAAAATTCAGTTAATGGAACATCTGAAATTTTCCTATCTGAAATAAACTGGAGTTCTAATGGGGTTAAAGATTTATTTTCTATTTTAAATTTTAAATCTTTTTTTTCTATCTCTTCATTTTCTTTTAAGTCCCCAATTAATTTTTTAATTTTCTTTATTTCCCGATAACCTTCAAGAAGTGACCCAAGTATTGCAACGTCTTCTTTAAGTCCTGATGCAGTTATACGAAACCCGTTAAACAGAAGTGAATTTATACAGTCTTTTCCAGATGCATTTTTTGTAACGTAATCTTCAACAATTGTCCAAAATATTTCGTCATCGTCATCAGGGGCCCTTTCAAAATGCGTTCTAAGACGTGTTGTTGAATAATGGTAAGCCATGAATCTAAGCCGTTTTAGTGCATAATCAGGACTTATAACAATTGTTGCAGCATTTCTTATGCTCCCTTCAAGTTTATGTGCTTCGTCACAAATTACAATATCAGTCTGCTTTTTTTTATCAATTTCGTCTTTAAGATAATAGTAAATCGTGTTATTCATAACGATTATATTTGCATCAAAGCATTCTATTTTTGCTTTTTGGTAACCGCAAATACATAGTGGGCAGTAAAATGAAACATTTCCTTCATATTCAATTTTGTCTTTTTTTGTTCCGCAAACACACACGGGTTTTTTATTTGGCCGATATGTACAGCCCTTGTTTAACTGACAATATAGAGTATTTGCTTTTTCTCCTTTTGACTTACAGAAAAAATTACCCTTTCCCATCATAAAGGATATTTTTAAATTGTGCTTTAATGAATTTAAGTCTTCAAAAATCCTTTCCTGTTGGTCGATAGTTTCCGTAAGTATTATTATACGTTTTCCACGTTCTGCAAAGTAAAGTGCTGGAACTAAGTATGATAAAGTCTTTCCAACCCCAGTTGGTGCCTCTACAACAAGATTTTTTTTATTTTGTACGCATTCGTAAATTTTAGCCATTAATTGTTCTTGTTGGGGCCTTTTACTGTAATATGGAAATTTTTCATTGGAATATTCTTTAAATTCGCCAAAATTCATTTTATCACTTAAATTAAAAAATAGATGATACTTTTAGGTTAAAATAATATTAAAATATGCATTTTATGAGGATATATAATTATCCTAAATTTCTTTCTAAAAAAATTTGTAAAAAATTTATGGCCATAAAATAAGTTAATCAATATACAACTTTTCAGAATACTCTTTTATCATTCTTTCTGTATCAAAATATTCAACAACGTGGTTTACAGAATTTGCAGCTTTTTTCCACCATTCTTCAGTATCATATAAAGATATAGCTTCTTTGAGTCTTTCATACATTTCCTCTGATTCGTAATCTTCATTAAGGTTTATTCCGTCCCCAATTGTAAAAGAATCTTCAGGATATTCTTTTGCCCATTCAACATGCCATCCATCTACAGTACTCATGTGTATTGATGCATTCATTGCTGCAGTCATTCCAGAAGTTCCTGAAGCCTCATTTGGCCTTTTTGGAGTATTTAACCAGACATCCGAACCTTGTTTTAAAAGTTTACTTAGATTTAACTCATATCCTGTAAGAACTGCAACACCTTTCATTTCACGAGTTTTTGACATTATCCAGTTAAACGTTATCTGGGCATTTGAATCCGCAGGATGTGGTTTTCCAGCCCATATTATCTGCAACTTTCCACTTTCTATCAAATTTCTGAATTTTTTCTCATCCCTTAATAAAAATGAAGGTCTTTTATATTCTGCAAATCTTCTTGCCCATACAACAGTTAAAATATCTGGGTCAAGCATTTTACCAGCCTGATCTGCCACCACTTTAAAAAGTTCCCTTTTAAGTTCTTTTTTCCTTTTTTGAAGTCCATTGTAGTCTTTTTTTTCAGAAGCTTCTTTTAATCCGGCATCTTGCCAGTAGTACCTATCTTGAGCATTTGTGATATTAATTATAGGGACTCGATTGGTAACCCATGACCACATTTTTTCAGAGGTATCTGTATGTAATTTCGAAACTGCGTTTGCCCGTTTACACATCCTTAATGCTGCCACAGTTAGATTAAATGGATTTCCACCGTATTTTTCAGCCGTTATTGTATCGATACTACCAAAAAATCCCATATTTTTAAGCAATGTAATATCTTGAACTTCATTTCCTGCTGCAACTGGCGTGTGTGTTGTAAATAATAAATGTTCTTTTACGTAATCTATGCCATAATCTTCAAGCATTTTAAAAGCAATTGGGAGTGCATGGGCCTCGTTTATATGAAAGTATTTAACATTTTCTGCTTCACGAATTACTTTATACCCTCCAACACCAAGAACAATTTCTTGGGCTATGTGGGTTAAATTATTCCCATCGTAAAGTTCATAAGATATTGTTCTTGACAGGTGATCGTTTTCAGGGATATCCGTAGTTAAAAAATAAATTGGGCAAGTGTTAAAAACGTTTTCTTCTAATTTGTAAGCTTTTACCCAGATATTAGTTCCATTAATAGTAACTGGAACTTTTAAATTAATATCTGTTAAAAAGTCGTAGTATTTACGAACGTGCTCTACCTTCATACGACCTTCCCGATCCTTAGCTTGGTCGTAATATCCATAACTCCAAAGCATTGAAACGCCCACTAAGGGTAAATTCAGCCTTTTTGCAGCCCTAAAATGGGACCCTGCTAAAAAGCCTAGTCCTCCAGCATAAGTTTTTAAAGACTGGTCTACTGCAAACTCCATGCTAAAATAAGCCGTCTTCTTCATTAAATCCCTCAAAATATATTAAAGCATAATTTAACAACAATATAAATCTATTTTTTATATTTATTAAATATATCTAAATTAAATGTAAATGCCTAAAAAACTTTGGTATTTTATTTTGGCTAGAAACTCATTTTTTAGCGGTAATTATAGTTATCGGGTTTTTAGAAAGCATCATATGGCCAGAACTTATCCGTTTACCATATGAAATTAGAACACTGATAACTTCGATTGAAAAATTAAGTCTTTCTAAAATTTGAATAACTTTTACTGAATTTTCAAGCACGATTGTATTTATTACTATATTTCTAACATTCTTTTCATTTAATTTTTCAATAACTGATTCTATATTTTGGGTACCCCCAATAAAAGCTTTATTTACTTTAAAATTTGATATCAAATCTTTTGCATCCCCAAAATAAACTTCACAGTTTTTTACGTTAAATTTATCCATGTTTTTTAGGGTCGTATCGATAGCATCTTTTGAGCCATCTACTGCATAAACAAATTTACATCTTTTAGAAATTTCAACAGTCATTCCCCCGCTTCCACATCCTATGTCTAAAATAATATCTTCAGGACAGATGTTTAATTTTTCAACACTTATTGCCCTTATTTCCTCTTTTGTTATGGGAACTCCATCAAGCCTATAAAATTCGCTGTCTTTTATCATTTTACCATCTTATAGCATCTTTTATATTATTAACAAGTTATAAATAGTCATATTACTTAATTATATAAAGGGCTTAATTATTAAATAATGTAACAGTTTTAGTATTTTTTTAAATTTATTAACATCATATTCAATAAAAGGTGAAGCTATGGCTGACGTTTTAACAGAATTACCGGGAGTAGGCCCATCTACTGCAGAAAAGCTAATTGAAGCAGGTTATTTAGATTTTATGAAAATTGCAACATCTACAATTGGCGAATTAACTGATATTGAAGGAATTAGTGAGAAAGCTGCTGCTAAAATGATTATGGCAGCGAGAGAAATGTGTGACCTTGGATTTAAAAGTGGAGTAGAGTTATTAAACCAGAGAAAGAGTGTATGGAGGCTTTCAACTGGAAGTAAGGAATTAGACGAAGTTTTAGCAGGCGGTCTTGAAAGTCAGTCAGTCACTGAATTTGCAGGAATGTATGGTAGTGGTAAAACACAAATAATGCATCAATCTTGTGTAAATTTACAGATTGCTTCAAAAATATTTGCTGAAACAGAAAATGTTTTAGAAAAAGAACTCCCAAATCCAAAATCAGTTTATATAGATACTGAAGGTACATTTAGACCTGAAAGAATTTTACAGATGGCTGAAGGTGCGGGAGTTGATGGACAGTATGTTTTAGATAATACTTTTGTTGCAAGAGCATATAATTCCGACATGCAGATGCTATTTGCAGAAAAAATAGAAGATTTGATAAAAGGCGGAAACAATATTAAATTAGTAATTATTGATTCTTTAACCAGTGCATTTAGAAACGAGTTTACTGGAAGGGGGAAACTCGCTGAAAGACAACAAAAATTAGGTAGACATATGGCAACCCTAAATAAACTTGCAGACCTTCACAACTGTGTTGTTTTGGTAACAAACCAAGTTGCTGCAAAACCCGATGCATTCTTTGGCGTTGCAGAGCAAGCTATTGGGGGGCACGTTGTTGGGCATGCTGCAACATTTAGATTTTTCTTGAGAAAATCAAAAGGAGATAAAAGAGTTGCGAAACTTTACGATTCCCCACATTTGCCCGATTCAGAAGCAGTATTTAGAATTACTGAAAAAGGCATTCAGGACTAATTAGGATAAATATTATAAATTAGTTCCATACATAACTTTTTAAAAATAAAGAATAAAAAATAAAATTTTTAGATTATCTTAACATTCCCATTTCTTTTTGACGCTTTATTCTCTGTCCCAATATACAGGGTCCGTTTCTATTACCTCCAATTGGGATTTTTGGCGTTCCAA
It encodes:
- a CDS encoding ornithine cyclodeaminase, translated to MYMREIELKGHIIDSFILAKVFDKTLELGGDYKVLEFDIGKKKTDTSYAKLLISGDTQEHLDQILESLQNVGANIPEIENANLKKALKDSVLPDGFYSTTNHPTHVKINDEWIEVANPKMDAVIVVYPEEKLAETKVMRKVKAGDYVVVGHNGIRVIPPEKSREAGQLFEFMNSEVSSEKPKEAIIRRIAEEMHEIREEYKKTGKGGIAIVGGPAIIHTGGGGALAKMVELGYIQAILAGNALATHDIESALYGTSLGVDIKTAKPVTGGHKHHIYAINTIIDAGSIKDAVEQGRLKEGIMYQCIQNNVPYVLAGSIRDDGPIPDVITDVMVAQDEMRRSVMDKKMVIMLSTLLHSVATGNLMPSYIKTVCVDIQPSTVTKLMDRGTSQAIGVVTDVGVFLVLLLNELEKLESRK
- the cobQ gene encoding cobyric acid synthase CobQ, whose product is MAKFIMVVGTASNSGKTVLVSGICRMLVNQGYKVAPFKSQNMSLNSRVSVEDGEIAVAQYTQAIAAKVNPSIHFNPVLLKPKGNFISQVIVHGKPYKDMDYNEYRKEKNYFLEKIKESIEYLDKNYDYVVIEGAGSCCEINLLNDDIANLKVAELSNADAILVSDIDRGGVFASIYGTVNLLPENWKKLLKGFVINKFRGNIDVLKDGFEKIEELTNIPVIGTIPYDETLVLPEEDSQAIQGKKVFGNLKSPVEVNIVKFSKIANFTDLDPLSNDCLMKYIDFNDDITGDILILPGTRCSTVEMNLMKKYGLDKKIHEFINKGGIIFGICGGYQTLGKILIDENFSEGNVGTISGLDVFNMETTFGNKKAINNSNGILKINDMEYEVSGYELHEGYSVSKETPLITLSNGFGNLGDMYDGSFKQIENSYIFGTYLHGILENFEFRNYLVNLVLSKKNLKNISKDNYEKVLQENMDKLSKIIEESIDFSKIL
- the radA gene encoding DNA repair and recombination protein RadA — translated: MADVLTELPGVGPSTAEKLIEAGYLDFMKIATSTIGELTDIEGISEKAAAKMIMAAREMCDLGFKSGVELLNQRKSVWRLSTGSKELDEVLAGGLESQSVTEFAGMYGSGKTQIMHQSCVNLQIASKIFAETENVLEKELPNPKSVYIDTEGTFRPERILQMAEGAGVDGQYVLDNTFVARAYNSDMQMLFAEKIEDLIKGGNNIKLVIIDSLTSAFRNEFTGRGKLAERQQKLGRHMATLNKLADLHNCVVLVTNQVAAKPDAFFGVAEQAIGGHVVGHAATFRFFLRKSKGDKRVAKLYDSPHLPDSEAVFRITEKGIQD
- the glgP gene encoding alpha-glucan family phosphorylase produces the protein MKKTAYFSMEFAVDQSLKTYAGGLGFLAGSHFRAAKRLNLPLVGVSMLWSYGYYDQAKDREGRMKVEHVRKYYDFLTDINLKVPVTINGTNIWVKAYKLEENVFNTCPIYFLTTDIPENDHLSRTISYELYDGNNLTHIAQEIVLGVGGYKVIREAENVKYFHINEAHALPIAFKMLEDYGIDYVKEHLLFTTHTPVAAGNEVQDITLLKNMGFFGSIDTITAEKYGGNPFNLTVAALRMCKRANAVSKLHTDTSEKMWSWVTNRVPIINITNAQDRYYWQDAGLKEASEKKDYNGLQKRKKELKRELFKVVADQAGKMLDPDILTVVWARRFAEYKRPSFLLRDEKKFRNLIESGKLQIIWAGKPHPADSNAQITFNWIMSKTREMKGVAVLTGYELNLSKLLKQGSDVWLNTPKRPNEASGTSGMTAAMNASIHMSTVDGWHVEWAKEYPEDSFTIGDGINLNEDYESEEMYERLKEAISLYDTEEWWKKAANSVNHVVEYFDTERMIKEYSEKLYID
- a CDS encoding ATP-dependent DNA helicase, coding for MNFGEFKEYSNEKFPYYSKRPQQEQLMAKIYECVQNKKNLVVEAPTGVGKTLSYLVPALYFAERGKRIIILTETIDQQERIFEDLNSLKHNLKISFMMGKGNFFCKSKGEKANTLYCQLNKGCTYRPNKKPVCVCGTKKDKIEYEGNVSFYCPLCICGYQKAKIECFDANIIVMNNTIYYYLKDEIDKKKQTDIVICDEAHKLEGSIRNAATIVISPDYALKRLRFMAYHYSTTRLRTHFERAPDDDDEIFWTIVEDYVTKNASGKDCINSLLFNGFRITASGLKEDVAILGSLLEGYREIKKIKKLIGDLKENEEIEKKDLKFKIENKSLTPLELQFISDRKISDVPLTEFLENLNGLKTITGNFVIYKNNFSILCEPVLVSTYLNKLYGSASVVHCSATLGNLNIHAIKTGMGKSENLILDSPFSKDRRKIIALSDGEDMKFNSMDITSQDKKRKKANEKLFKLVNSADGNTLILFKSFGDLKTSYEYFLDNGYSRNIYCYESGMDGKAAKKLKEDFQKYGGLLLATGRFAEGVDIPGDALTCVIIDSLPFPVPTPLLKREQGLLEERLKARTVKDAHWSAFLMTSFHIMARTVIQMIGRLIRTETDYGVVIIQDKRFNEWVGLEMIKRKYLKDEFMQMTVESASNYIPQFMKNMKEDNLKNSSFFK
- the cbiT gene encoding precorrin-6Y C5,15-methyltransferase (decarboxylating) subunit CbiT; translation: MIKDSEFYRLDGVPITKEEIRAISVEKLNICPEDIILDIGCGSGGMTVEISKRCKFVYAVDGSKDAIDTTLKNMDKFNVKNCEVYFGDAKDLISNFKVNKAFIGGTQNIESVIEKLNEKNVRNIVINTIVLENSVKVIQILERLNFSIEVISVLISYGKRISSGHMMLSKNPITIITAKK
- a CDS encoding DUF2100 domain-containing protein, whose protein sequence is MSETKVSKELIVKAIETISKTKKEFEIVSDPIKAEKKIYSDAISGKINGNEFKRAVQSLFEADEYLYKTAPNHELNSEQAKEFSKLLFDVQKHINKILSEFGFNLEDKISIDRKALYIVSNKKLLKSLKEIDSDLNILSTEGVLEIEDMKIVSPEIPEKALLGIEKKCKIIKEQISKVILNINPSKIYVVVKSGDTADELIFKRAKELYGAEKLNSEELL
- the hisC gene encoding histidinol-phosphate transaminase, with translation MTIDDIIRPIVKEFKAYVPGKSKEEIARNYGISIEKIIKLGSNENPWGCSPKIKEALLLELSKLHQYPEPLNSELLGEISSFIGVPCENIIIGGDGADEVIDNIMRILIDEGDEVIIPIPTFTQYAISAKIHGAKIKWAKFDKEKDFKLDVESVLNNITEKTKAIFLCTPNNPTGNVISNEDIKKIIESTDALIMIDHAYIEYSKKEYDLTQWALKYDNVLVLRTFSKVFGLAGQRIGYGVTNKKIVDYMMRIKPIFSLTRASQVSAITALKDKEFFNGCKINGIRSITQLHDGLKKFKQLKVYPTETNYLLVEIKNGMNSKEFCEILLKKGVIVRDCYSFEGLEPYYFRVSIGTFEENERFLEIMSEIIE